The Terriglobus sp. TAA 43 sequence CAGGAAGGTCTTGCCGTCGCGGGTCACCGCAACCACAATTGAGTCTTCCTTGTTAGCGTCTTCCATGACCACTGCGGCCGTTGACGGCGGCAGTTCCACGTTAACCTTGTTGTTCAGCATGGGCGTGACGACCATGAAGATGATCAGGAGCACCAACATAACGTCCACCATGGGAGTTACGTTGATGTCTGAATTTACCTTCTTGCCCTCATCCCGCGTTGCCATTGCCATAGCAGCAACTCCGTCCTAATCGGCTGAAGAAAATCGTTATGGAGCGACTCGAGATCCCGGAGTCGCCGGTGGAGGATTTCAGGGCCTCCACCGGTCTCGTGTCGATCTCGCGTCGAACGCCCCGGACTAGCGCTGCGACTGCTTGATGAAGTAGTCGACGAGCTCGGAGGAGCTGTTGTCCATCTCCACGTCGAAGGACTCAACCTTGTTCGTGAAGTAGTTGAAGGCCATAACGGCAGGGATAGCTACAAGCAGACCGAAAGCGGTCGTAACCAGAGCTTCCGAGATACCGCCGGCGACTGCGCCGATACCCGAGGTCTTCTGCGTAGCGATCTGCTGGAAGGCGTGCAGAATGCCGACGACGGTGCCGAAGAGGCCGATGAACGGTGCGGTGGAACCGATGGTTGCCAGCGAACCCAGACCGCGCTTCAGCTTGGCGTGAACGATGGCTTCCGAACGCTCCAGAGCGCGCTTCGAGGATTCGATCTGCTCGTCGGAGATTGCGCCACCCGAACCGTAGGAGCGGAACTCCTGCAGGCCAGCGGTAACAACTTCAGCGAGGTGCGACTTCTTCGAACGGTCAGCAACCTTGATTGCTTCGTCCAGACGTCCGTCCTTCAGAGCACCAGCAACCTTGGGCGCGAATTCACGCGACTGGCTCTTGGCTGCCGAGAAGTAGAGGGCGCGGTCGATCATGACGGCCAGCGACCAGATGGACATGATGAAGAGCAGGCCGACCACAACAAGATCGATCCAACCCATGCTCTTAAGCATGGAGAGAACGGAGAAGCCGCCGGCTGCTGCGCCGCCTTCTTCCTGGAAGAACATGCCGAGGGTGGCGGGTACATGAGCGAATGCTGCTGCTGCGTGAGCGAGAATCACGAGATTCAGTCCTCCTGGTTCGTACTGCGTAAAAAGGTTTGGCAGAGCCCATAGGGGCACCGCGAATCAAAGTTTCCTTCGTAGGACGCAGCAGCGATGCCGCTGACTACGTCCACCCGGATAATTTATCCGCCGAAGGTGAAGTTCACAGTGATCGTCGTGTCCACTTCCGTGGGCTCGCCGTTCAGAAGATAGGGCTTGTACTTCCACTGCTGCACAGCGGCAATCGCGTTAGCGCGAAGCATTTCAGGACCGGAAACCACGGAGAGCTGCT is a genomic window containing:
- a CDS encoding biopolymer transporter ExbD, with protein sequence MAMATRDEGKKVNSDINVTPMVDVMLVLLIIFMVVTPMLNNKVNVELPPSTAAVVMEDANKEDSIVVAVTRDGKTFLGGDQVQSADLGPKITEKIENKTDKRVYFRGDIRANYGKVMEAIDGIRAAGVSQLGMIAEKPLI
- a CDS encoding MotA/TolQ/ExbB proton channel family protein; this translates as MILAHAAAAFAHVPATLGMFFQEEGGAAAGGFSVLSMLKSMGWIDLVVVGLLFIMSIWSLAVMIDRALYFSAAKSQSREFAPKVAGALKDGRLDEAIKVADRSKKSHLAEVVTAGLQEFRSYGSGGAISDEQIESSKRALERSEAIVHAKLKRGLGSLATIGSTAPFIGLFGTVVGILHAFQQIATQKTSGIGAVAGGISEALVTTAFGLLVAIPAVMAFNYFTNKVESFDVEMDNSSSELVDYFIKQSQR